GAGGTGGGATACGGCACTGGAGAGGCTGTTCTCCCCATTTGTTGTCTTCCTGCAGGATCCTGAAAAGCCACGGGGAGCTGCTGATACCTTCCATGCCTTGCCGTGCCAAGACTAACGTCATGTTCCTCAAGACCCACAAGACAGCCAGCAGCACCCTTCTCAACGTCATGTTCAGGTTTGCGGAGAGGTACAACCTCACCGTCGCCCTCCCAGCTGCCCACCACGTCCACCTGGGCTACCCGAAGACCTTCCTGGCCCACTTTGTGGAGGCATTTCAAGCCATAGGACAGAACTACAACATCATGTGCAACCACCTGCGGTTTAACCCCTCGGAGGTAAGAAAGAGCCGTGACGTCTGCGGAGAAACCTGGTTGAACAAGCAGTACCTCGGGACTAAcagcctcttcttcctcccGGCACACAGGTGCAAAAGGTGATGGCAGCGAACACCTTCTACTTCTCCATCCTGAGGAACCCCATTTCTCTGCTGGAGTCTTCCTACACCTACTACAAGGACACTGTCCCTGCCTTTAGGCTGTCCAAGGACGTGAACGAGTACCTGGCATCACCCATGAAGTATTACCACCCGGAGGATTCCAAGAAAAACATCTACGCCAGGAATATTATGTGGTTTGACTTTGGCTACGATAACAATGCACAGGACAACAAAAAGTACGTCCAGGCAGTCCTGAAGGAGATTGAGCAGAACTTCCACCTGATCTTGATAGCAGAGTACTTTGATGAGTCCATGATCCTCTTGAAGCACGTtttgtgctgggatctggacgACGTGATTTACTTTAAGCTCAATTCCAGAAGCCAGGACACTGTCCAGACCTTGACTCTGGAAAGCAAGGAGCGTATCAAAGTGTGGTGCTCACTGGACTGGCAGCTCTACCTGCACTTCAACCAGAGCTTCTGGAGGACAATTGAGGAGACCATAGGACTcaagaagctggagaaggaggtgAATCACCTGCGAATGAGGCAGAAGGAGCTGATGGAGACCTGTCTCTCAGACCAGAAGGCAGTGGAGAAGGATCGCATCCAGAACAaagctctcctgcctttccagtCAGGGGCTGCAAATATCCTTGGGTACAATCTCAGACAAGACTTAGACAACAGGACTTTGAGAACCTGCCAGAGGATGGTGATGCCAGAGCTCCAGTACACGTCCTATCTCTATGCGGTTCAACACCCGCACAAGAAGAGGAAGCCATTCGGCTTGTCCTTGCCCGCTTTCCAGGAGAAGAAGACGCAGATCCCACCTCCCAACTAGGGCATGTGACAACCTGCTGCGGTGTCACATCACCCCACGTCTGGCACGTGGCTGGCCCACAGGACTCTTGCACGTGAAGGGGACGTGGCGGGAAGGagttgggctttgtttggggcCGCCACACTGGTGGCGGGTCCCTTTTTGAGGGACCTTGAGCTGGATGTTGGCTGGATCCTCCTCCTCGCTCGCCAGGGGCAACCAGCAGTGCTGAGCGCTGGACGGGCTTTCAGCTGGCTTAGGCATTCCTGCCTCTTAATCATTAATCACGGGATTAagcattttgtttgcatttgccTTTATTTAACAGTTATCCTTACATCCGGGCTGGTCACAGCTCACTGGAGTCCTGATTTTCGgcatttagggaaaaaaaggggagggagaggaaagcaaGGAGGGCACAACGAGGGGACGCAGCGCtcgaaggagcaggagcagtGTTGGGTCTCCGGTCCCAGAGGACGTCTGACCACCACGCGATGCTGGGGCTGCTTTGTGAGTGGGAATCCCGAGCACCGTGCCCAGAGCCGGGTGCGCTGGCTGGCAGCCTTTCCCCATGTCCATCTCGTCCGCGTCATGAGGTGCGGGGCCTCTGCTTCACTTGGGACCACTGGGTGCTCCTCTGGGAGGGCccatttttgttgtttcccCCTCTCTCTTGTGTGAGGGTCCCCAGTCCCTGGGCAGGGACAGTCCCTTGGGCTCGGGACCCCTGAAGCCTGTTATCAGCAAAGGTTTCTTTGGGCTCCCCTGCTGGTGTGTTGGTCAAACTCCCTAACAGGGGTATGGAGAGGGCTGGAAGGAGGCACAGCTGCTCCTCGTTTAGGGCATGACCTCATTATTGAAGGAGGTAATTAAACCTGCTCACTTGCCGCTGTGAAGGTTTGTCAGCAGGATGGAAGCTCCAAGCCCAAGGGCTGTTGCGTCAGTGCTGTTAATGATTGTGCATCACCCGTTTCCATCACCCGTGGTGCAGCGTTTTGGAGCTTGGCCAGCGTTTCCTCCTGCTTGCACTGGTCGGGGTGGCAGTGGGGATCTGCTGGGATGATGGATCACCTCGGGGATGAAGCCAGCGGGGCAGCTGGGAGGCAGGAAAGATGCTATTGAGAGTGAGAAGCAGAGCTGAGATTTTCCTCGGCGGTGTTTAAACTCagtggggagctggggaaggcGGCTGAGGTGAGGGTTAACCTGTGGTGGAACTCCAGCTCCTCCACAGCCCATGTGATGCACAACAGGAGCAATGGGGACATTAACAGCACCATCAGGGTTTTCTGCTCCAGCAACCCCGGCTAAAATTAACCAGCTTTAGGAGGCGTTTGTAGCTGGGCAGGCGGAGGGGACGGCAGCTGCAGTTCAGCCCGGGGGAGCCCGGGGCCCTtcacagctgctcctgcagccgcAGCcgagctgagagagctggggtgttcagctggagaagagaagctctgggagaccttattgcagcctttctggacttaaaaggggcccagaagatggagacagacttttcagcagggcttgTTGAgctaggacaaggggtgatggttttaaactaaaggagggagattcaggttagacacaaggaagaaagtgttgtccctgagggtggtgagagcctggcccagattggccagggaggtggtggatgaaccatccctggagacatcccaggccaggctggacggggctctgagcaacctgagctggtgaagatgtccctgctcatggcagggggggaactgggggagctttCACAGTCCCTTcagcccaaactgttctgtgattctatgatcagtCGCTTGCTGTATGAATTCTGTCAAGCTGCTTTAGCTCAGCTGCTGGTGAGGATGgaataaaagcataaaaataatttcttaacaGCTGATCAGGGGGTGGGTGTCCCAGGGAGGCTGGGACCCTCTGGACCACAGTCCATGGGTCAGGGAGCTCAGGGCTGGGGTGCACAAGGGCTGCAGCACTTGGGCAATGAGCTCTGGCCTCTCCCAGCCTGTGGgaggagggaaactgaggcaggcaaTGCAAACACCCCCCATGGCTCCCTTTTGCCTCCCTTCTCAGCAAGACGGCTCAGCAGCCACGGGGCCCCCGGCTCGATAACGGGGCTTTtgtgctgcagcctctgctgacTCAGGGCTTTTTTGCGGCCGCGCTGCTGCGGGAGCCCCGTGACCATCAGTGGGGGGACCCTGCAGGGGGCAGCGGGCTCTGCAGAAAGCCGGTGGCTGCGGGAGCTGGCGTTACCCCGTGACGGGGGACAGGGACGGAGGGGACACCCCAGCCGAGCGAGACCCGGTGAGTGACTTCGCTTTCTCCATGGGGCGGCTGATCAGCAAAAGCTCCTAATTAAAACGCGAGTGACAGCCGCTTTTGGCTGTTCCAATGGGATGCCCGTCTCATCCCATGGTGATAACCAGGGACACATCACCCtggtgtcactgctgctgtccccgAAAGAAAGGCGCTTGGGGACAGCGTGCATTCcactgctgcagggacagcccGGCCAGGGACCCCGCAGTTTGTGTTGTGCATCCGAGGTTTTCTGTGCAGGGGAAACGAGGAGCAAAACCATCCCTGATGCTGGGCTGGTCCCAGGATCTCGGTTGTGCGGGGACAGGCTCTGGTCCCCAACACCCGCCGGGCGATGGGAGTGGGGAAATGCTGGTCACACCTGCCCTGTGCTGACTGGTGTCAGTTTACCAGAACCCTCTTTTGAAGGGCCCCTTGAAGACCAATCTAGTTTTATTTTGGGATAGCCCAGGTCAGTGTCTTTGGTATTACCCCAACTCCTGTCCCACCGCTGAGCTGTGGTGACCCCATCCTTGCCCATAGTGACCTGTGCTCCTGGGGGGGGTTCCCCAAACCCAAGCCCACCAAGTTAAGCTCCAAACCTCTCCAAGGAccacccagctcccagcccacaCCCCCAGCCGATCTCTCCCCCATCACCCCACCGGGGTGGGGACACACGTTTCTGCCGCAGGCGCCATGGGCTCCCGGCACTTCCCCGCCCGGACCGTGCTCTTCGAGAAGGAATCCAACGGCGTCACGTACCGCGTGCCTGCCCTGCTCTACCTGCCCTGCGTGGCCAAGCTGCTGGCGTTCGCCGAGGAGCGGCTGAGCGCCGACGACGCCCACGCCAACCTGCTGGTGCTGCGCCGCGGCTCCGTCTATGGCAGCTACGTGGAGGTGGGACGGGGGGACGCGCCGGGGCCGAGGGGatgagctgggctgggacacAGGAACAGTGGGGTGGTTGTCCTCCACCGCTTGTGTGGGGCACAGCTGAGCTCCTGGAGAAAAGGGGACGCTGGGTTGGGTGATGTGGGGTGGGTCTCACCCCTCTCTATCCTCTCCTCCCCGCCGGGCAGTGGGATGACATGCGAGTGCTGGAGACGGCGACGCTGCAGCACCACCGGTCCATGAACCCCTGCCCGCTGTACGACGAGTTCACCGGCaccctcttccttttcttcatcaCGGTGCTGGGCAGGACGCCCGAAGCCTACCAGATCGTCACCGGCCAAAACGTCACCCGCCTCTGCTGCGTCACCAGCACTGACCAGGGCCTGAGCTGGAGCGCAGCCACGGACATGACGCAGCAGGTCATCGGTGGGGCCATCAAAGGTAGCCCACCAGAGAGGGGCAAGGAGTGGGAGGACAGGCAGCAGGAGGGTGCACCTGGGTTTTGGCCTCCTGGAGCCACCTGTGGCATGGGCAGAGATGGCCTCAGGGTAGGAAGCCCATGAGCATCAATTAGATGGAATGGAGGAGGAATCCAAGCAGAGGACAGAAGGGATGGAGAGAGCATCCATATTGCTTGCACAGTGGAGGGGAGATGGagagggctctgctcccaagtagcaagcaatAGGATGAAACAGCCTcaggttgcgccaggggaggttgaggttggatgtggggaacaatttcttccccaaagggctgtggggcattggaacaggctgcccagggcagtgctggagtcaccatccctggagggttggacagacggacatgaggttctcaggacatggggcagtgccagggctgggggaatggttggactcgatgagcatcttccaaccaagatgattcCATGACTGTGTGCGAGGACAACGGGGCAGTGTGGGGCTCTGCTGCCCTCCCACTTCCTCACCTTGCTTGGCCAGGCTGGGGGGTGCTCTGGAGACCCTTCAACCTCAGGCGTGGCAGGGGCACCATGGAGGCCACTCTTCACCTCCATCCCATCTCTGCTCCTCAGACTGGGCGACATTCGCCCTGGGCCCCGGGCACGGGATTCAGCTGCGGTCGGGGCGGTTGCTGGTGCCTGCCTACAGCTACCACATCGACTGCAAGGAGTGCTTCGGGCAGCTCTGCAAGACCACCCCTCACTCCTTCGCCTTCTACAGCGACGACCACGGCCGGCGCTGGCACTTCGGCGAGTTCATCCCCAACCTGCAGACAGGCGAGTGCCAGCTCGTCTCGGTGGACGAGGAGGATGGTTCCAATGTCCTCTACTGCAACGCCCGCAGCCCCTTGGGCTTCAGGGTCCAGGCGCTCAGCACGGACGATGGGGCCGTCTTCCATGGGGGGCAGCTGGTCCAGCGGCTGGTCGAGCCCCCTCATGGCTGTCACGGCAGCATCATCGGCTTCCCTGCACCTTTTGTGTATGTCCCCACTGCCCCAGGGGACCCTGTGACGTCCCTCCAGGGCTCGGCTCGCCGTCTGCTCCCTGGGATGCTCCAGCAGTTTCG
The sequence above is a segment of the Columba livia isolate bColLiv1 breed racing homer chromosome 9, bColLiv1.pat.W.v2, whole genome shotgun sequence genome. Coding sequences within it:
- the GAL3ST2 gene encoding galactose-3-O-sulfotransferase 2 isoform X2, encoding MHIKCLIVNLFLGLIFLSGFYHAKNKSFLILKSHGELLIPSMPCRAKTNVMFLKTHKTASSTLLNVMFRFAERYNLTVALPAAHHVHLGYPKTFLAHFVEAFQAIGQNYNIMCNHLRFNPSEVQKVMAANTFYFSILRNPISLLESSYTYYKDTVPAFRLSKDVNEYLASPMKYYHPEDSKKNIYARNIMWFDFGYDNNAQDNKKYVQAVLKEIEQNFHLILIAEYFDESMILLKHVLCWDLDDVIYFKLNSRSQDTVQTLTLESKERIKVWCSLDWQLYLHFNQSFWRTIEETIGLKKLEKEVNHLRMRQKELMETCLSDQKAVEKDRIQNKALLPFQSGAANILGYNLRQDLDNRTLRTCQRMVMPELQYTSYLYAVQHPHKKRKPFGLSLPAFQEKKTQIPPPN
- the NEU4 gene encoding sialidase-4 — translated: MGSRHFPARTVLFEKESNGVTYRVPALLYLPCVAKLLAFAEERLSADDAHANLLVLRRGSVYGSYVEWDDMRVLETATLQHHRSMNPCPLYDEFTGTLFLFFITVLGRTPEAYQIVTGQNVTRLCCVTSTDQGLSWSAATDMTQQVIGGAIKDWATFALGPGHGIQLRSGRLLVPAYSYHIDCKECFGQLCKTTPHSFAFYSDDHGRRWHFGEFIPNLQTGECQLVSVDEEDGSNVLYCNARSPLGFRVQALSTDDGAVFHGGQLVQRLVEPPHGCHGSIIGFPAPFVYVPTAPGDPVTSLQGSARRLLPGMLQQFRYLSVGQAAGDKPPTVATGSHREPAEPEKGCPFPEHHCHAHSTTSVQGDPAVNPSPPAFFQAPTWILYSHPTSSMSRINMGVHLSTFPRDVESWTEPWVIYEGPSAYSDLAYIELPYNEVSITGGPAIAFACLYENGTRSPYEQISFSMFTLHDVLQNIPLAATAPQRDGPPPRHGKWGRKSCLVS
- the GAL3ST2 gene encoding galactose-3-O-sulfotransferase 2 isoform X1, whose product is MKSPGCASRHIKCLIVNLFLGLIFLSGFYHAKNKSFLILKSHGELLIPSMPCRAKTNVMFLKTHKTASSTLLNVMFRFAERYNLTVALPAAHHVHLGYPKTFLAHFVEAFQAIGQNYNIMCNHLRFNPSEVQKVMAANTFYFSILRNPISLLESSYTYYKDTVPAFRLSKDVNEYLASPMKYYHPEDSKKNIYARNIMWFDFGYDNNAQDNKKYVQAVLKEIEQNFHLILIAEYFDESMILLKHVLCWDLDDVIYFKLNSRSQDTVQTLTLESKERIKVWCSLDWQLYLHFNQSFWRTIEETIGLKKLEKEVNHLRMRQKELMETCLSDQKAVEKDRIQNKALLPFQSGAANILGYNLRQDLDNRTLRTCQRMVMPELQYTSYLYAVQHPHKKRKPFGLSLPAFQEKKTQIPPPN